The following DNA comes from Clupea harengus chromosome 9, Ch_v2.0.2, whole genome shotgun sequence.
GAGGAGGGGCACTTAGGGCATACACCACTGCACTGGCTATGTCACCAGCCTCCAAGCACTACAGACAATGAGAAACCAGCAGTAAAGTAAACATTCAACTGAATTACCACGTAATGACGAACTGACATTTGAAATCCACTGAAATTTGATGGATACATTTCACACACCTTTATACTTGCATATGCTGCAGCAGCTTTCTCTGGatcatcaccatggagacgaAAGGCAAATTCTGTCTCTACTAAGCCAGGTGATATGGACTGTCAGGGGAAACATTTGTGTATTATTTGACActggacaaacaaaaacaacggCAAGACACATCAGTCACATCAGTCAACAGTAACAAATGATTGGGGATAATGCAGAAACCTTTGACACAAAAACTGAACTAAATGCTTCCtctaaaacacaagcacaagctaACCCTGTGGTTCTTACAGTGGCTCGTATATGGGTTTTCGCCTCCCGGAGCTCCTGCCTGAGCCCCTCAGTGAGTGCAGTCACAGCATACTTGCTGGCACTGTAGAAGTGAACGCTGGCACTGGGAACTACCCTGTGTCCACTCATGCTAGAAAAaaaggaatacaaaaaaaaaaaaacaggtaggGATTACTTGACCTGCTGCTGGTAAAATTACCCCTTGTTATTTGACCAACTGCTAGCGACATAAGGCCAATTACTATTATAATGTCTGTTTCCATTTGCTGTTTCACCAGCTACGGAGTGCAAGGCCACCTACCTGTTGATGTTAATGATGTGACCATCATCAACATTTCTTTCCTTCATGGACTGGTAGGCCTCACGTGTGCATATTGACAGAGCAAGAACATTGACCTAAAGTATTACAGATACAGCAAAGCAACAATAAATTAACATTCACCCAATATTTTAACTGAGACATAACATCCTCAGATTATATCATTTTACCGATCCCTGTGAGTCATCATTTCTCATCATGGCAATAATTTGGAAACAGAATTCAGTTACATTCAGAAATAATTCTATCCACTGGCTTTTTTATACATTTCAAAACATCTGAtatcaaaagagagagacactcgtGAAAAAAACAAGTCTAGATACTGACATTATTTACTTTACTTATATGTGACAGATGCTTTGATCTAAAAGGACTTACATCCATCATAGTCCTCCAGCCCTCAGTTTTGCCACTCAGCAGTGGCTCAGGGTGAGCTAGGCCAGCGTTGTTGATGCACACGTCGACACCCTGATGCAAGGTCTTGATGGCAGAGAACATGGAGAGGATCTCCTCCTCGTTGGACAGGTCGCATTTGTAGGGAATGAGAGTGCCACTCAGTCCGGCACTCTGACATTCTGCTGACAGTTTCTAAGGACCAGGAAAATAAGGGAAGTCATTTAAGCCATTAATGTTACAGGTGTAGGTAGGAGATTATATGAAAATTGGTATCCAAAACTACAATATCACACCCAATATCATTGAATTGTGAGCAACAAAACAGACTGTGCTGGATATCCTGAGACCTCTAGAAGGCCACCTGCCCCCACCTCCTACATATTTGGATGTAGAAATCTACCATCACTGGAATGCTATGGGGCCCCTCTGTGGCTCAGACTGAGATCCTATTAAATATCCAATAATAAGTCATATTTTATCTCACCAATAAGGCCCGTCTCACTAAATCTCTGGCGAACATTCAAGTCTGAAAAGTTCTGCTCAGACATGCACCATCACATGTCATTAGGCTCGCTGTCTCCAAATATGAACAATAATTTCAGTCGCTACCTTACATGGCTAGTTAGGCTAACTAGCCACCTAGCTAGGAAGTTATTTCATCTGGCTTGCTTGGTCTATGGCTCCATGCTAGCAACTTTGAAAGGCGTCTGCATATCCATGTCATTCGAACAGGACAGCTGAGCTAATAAGCTATTTAACTATGTTCAATAGCAACGTTATagaaaacatatataaattatatagaGTACATCTTTTCACGTTACTTGGATAGTATAGCGAACTGCTGAGTGATTTGTTAGGAGTTATGTTTAACGTAACGTTACCTTACGTAACAATTTCAGATGAGC
Coding sequences within:
- the LOC105911027 gene encoding dehydrogenase/reductase SDR family member 11, with the protein product MERWKGRVALVTGASVGIGAAIAKALVRHGMKVVGCARNVEKIEKLSAECQSAGLSGTLIPYKCDLSNEEEILSMFSAIKTLHQGVDVCINNAGLAHPEPLLSGKTEGWRTMMDVNVLALSICTREAYQSMKERNVDDGHIININSMSGHRVVPSASVHFYSASKYAVTALTEGLRQELREAKTHIRATSISPGLVETEFAFRLHGDDPEKAAAAYASIKCLEAGDIASAVVYALSAPPHVQIGDILMRPVEQVS